A part of Streptosporangiales bacterium genomic DNA contains:
- a CDS encoding tripartite tricarboxylate transporter TctB family protein has protein sequence MSTSTSSDRRLDGKRRGRFVVGAVTFVSAVAYTIEAFRLSFGTMGQPGPGFYPRVVGIGLLAVSLLTCLEALLTRSVSGSLMLPTGSARRKVLIVLGSMVLYVVLLPVLGQYIVSSAFFVGMLRLLGKMSWLKAAIGGVVLGVAISAFFLEVLAVRPPTGLLFG, from the coding sequence ATGAGCACCTCGACGAGTAGCGACCGGCGGCTGGACGGCAAGCGCCGCGGCCGGTTCGTGGTCGGCGCCGTCACGTTCGTCAGCGCGGTCGCGTACACGATCGAGGCGTTCCGGCTGTCGTTCGGCACCATGGGCCAACCAGGTCCTGGGTTCTATCCCCGGGTGGTGGGCATCGGTCTGCTCGCGGTGTCCCTGCTTACGTGCCTGGAGGCGCTGCTCACCAGGAGCGTCAGCGGGTCGCTGATGCTGCCGACGGGTTCGGCGCGGCGCAAGGTGCTGATCGTGCTCGGCAGCATGGTGTTGTACGTCGTGCTGCTGCCGGTGTTGGGGCAGTACATCGTCAGCTCGGCGTTCTTCGTCGGCATGCTCCGCCTGCTGGGCAAGATGTCCTGGCTCAAGGCGGCGATCGGCGGCGTGGTGCTGGGTGTCGCGATCTCGGCGTTCTTCCTCGAAGTGCTCGCCGTTCGGCCACCGACCGGTCTGTTGTTCGGGTAG
- a CDS encoding helix-turn-helix domain-containing protein: MPEERRADVVQSLQRGLAVIKAFTPKHANMTVSQVAERTGLTRPTVRRVLITLEDMGYARYDGRAYSLSPRVLELGYAYLSSVHLWDAAFPIMDEMSGNLGENCLAGVFDGTDVVCVARTTKRMVTVAVYIGGRIPAFATSLGRAILAYLEPAELDDYFANAELKPVTRHTVTEEVALRRELAKVRKQGWSIVENELEEGLTSVAVPVFGTGERVVASLNISVHGNRLSRKRAEQEVLPALQECASQVSILFGARLVFDANRPVSEY, encoded by the coding sequence ATGCCCGAGGAGCGACGCGCGGATGTGGTGCAGTCCCTGCAGCGAGGACTTGCCGTCATCAAGGCGTTCACGCCCAAGCATGCGAACATGACCGTCAGCCAGGTAGCCGAACGCACCGGCTTGACCAGGCCCACCGTGCGGCGGGTCCTGATCACGCTGGAAGACATGGGTTATGCGCGCTACGACGGTCGCGCCTACTCGCTGAGCCCACGGGTGCTCGAGCTTGGCTACGCGTACCTGTCGTCGGTACACCTGTGGGACGCCGCGTTCCCGATCATGGACGAGATGAGCGGCAACCTCGGCGAGAACTGCCTCGCCGGCGTCTTCGACGGCACCGACGTCGTGTGTGTCGCGCGCACCACCAAGCGGATGGTCACCGTCGCCGTCTACATCGGCGGCCGGATACCTGCGTTCGCCACCTCGCTCGGTCGCGCGATCCTCGCCTACCTGGAACCGGCCGAGCTCGACGACTACTTCGCCAACGCGGAGCTGAAGCCGGTCACCCGCCATACGGTCACCGAGGAAGTGGCGCTGCGCCGTGAGCTCGCGAAGGTACGCAAGCAGGGTTGGTCGATCGTCGAGAACGAGCTCGAGGAAGGGCTGACCTCCGTAGCGGTACCCGTCTTCGGCACGGGTGAGCGGGTCGTTGCGTCGTTGAACATCTCGGTGCACGGCAACCGGCTCAGCAGGAAGCGGGCAGAGCAAGAGGTGCTGCCCGCTCTGCAGGAGTGCGCGAGCCAGGTGAGCATCCTCTTCGGCGCACGGCTCGTCTTCGACGCCAACCGGCCGGTGAGCGAGTACTGA
- a CDS encoding TIGR03617 family F420-dependent LLM class oxidoreductase, giving the protein MQVESSLRSIPLDEVETTSAELERAGVDRICDSEIRRDPLLSMTLAAAKTSRPTLATAVTIAFARSPMVVAYSARNLDDYSRGRFRLGIGTQVRRHVEERFASDWAAPGPKLRDYLLALQAIWRTWQDGEPLSYEGRHYSLSLMTPEFDLGPSEHGKVRLDISAVNPYNLELAAELCDGVRLHSFVTAEYIRDMVWPRLTAGAAKAGRDLGDFTVLGGGFIATGATEEDVVQAREWARSRVAFYGSTRAYRPVLEHHGWGELQSELRALVKQQQWDQLASRVPDEVLDAFCTAAPHHQLAAKVAERLGGLVDVIQIPSVRVHDDGWESFASAVGDLAAVPSAAPGPAR; this is encoded by the coding sequence ATGCAGGTGGAATCCAGTCTGCGTTCGATCCCGCTCGACGAGGTCGAGACGACCTCCGCCGAGCTGGAACGTGCCGGCGTGGACAGAATCTGTGACTCCGAGATCCGTCGCGACCCGTTGCTCTCCATGACGCTCGCGGCCGCGAAGACGAGCCGGCCGACGCTCGCGACGGCGGTCACCATCGCGTTCGCCAGGAGTCCGATGGTGGTCGCGTACTCGGCGCGGAACCTGGACGACTACTCGCGCGGGCGCTTCCGGCTCGGTATCGGCACGCAGGTGCGGCGGCACGTCGAGGAGCGCTTCGCCAGCGACTGGGCGGCTCCTGGCCCGAAGCTGCGCGACTACCTCCTTGCCCTGCAGGCGATCTGGCGCACCTGGCAGGACGGCGAGCCACTGAGCTACGAGGGCCGGCACTACTCGCTGAGCCTCATGACGCCCGAGTTCGACCTCGGCCCGTCCGAGCACGGCAAGGTCAGGCTCGACATCTCGGCGGTCAACCCGTACAACCTGGAACTCGCCGCCGAGCTGTGCGACGGCGTGCGGCTGCACTCGTTCGTCACCGCCGAGTACATCCGCGACATGGTCTGGCCGCGGCTGACGGCGGGTGCCGCCAAGGCGGGCCGGGACCTCGGCGACTTCACGGTGCTCGGCGGCGGCTTCATCGCCACCGGCGCGACCGAGGAGGACGTCGTGCAGGCACGAGAGTGGGCGCGGTCGCGCGTCGCGTTCTACGGCTCCACGCGCGCGTACCGCCCCGTCCTCGAGCACCACGGCTGGGGCGAGTTGCAGAGCGAGCTGCGCGCGCTGGTGAAGCAACAGCAGTGGGACCAGCTGGCGAGCCGGGTGCCTGACGAGGTGCTCGACGCGTTCTGTACGGCGGCACCGCACCACCAGCTCGCCGCCAAGGTCGCGGAGCGGCTCGGCGGCCTCGTCGACGTCATCCAGATCCCGAGCGTGCGGGTGCACGACGACGGCTGGGAGTCGTTCGCGTCCGCGGTCGGCGACCTCGCCGCCGTGCCGTCCGCCGCGCCCGGCCCGGCGCGCTAG
- a CDS encoding gfo/Idh/MocA family oxidoreductase, which translates to MPTRTDALRIGVLGAARITPAALLRPAHDNHDVTVAAIAARDRDRAHRYAHRHDIPTVHDDYQALLDDPRIDAIYNPLPNGLHGRWTLAALDAGKHVLCEKPFTANADEARTVAAAAENSGLVVMEAFHYRYHPFARRAQEVVDSGELGALRRVSASLCFPLPRFGDIRYDYSLAGGAMMDVGCYVLHLLRLLGGGEPTVVSATPKLRTPEVDRAMRFELSFPAGHSGTGLCSMWSKDLFRASARAVGDEGELRIFNPFGPQMWHRFVVRTRTGRRVEQFPGRPTYAYQLDAFVHAIATGTPVLTPPADAITNMTALDAVYEAAGMPLRQPG; encoded by the coding sequence ATGCCGACACGGACCGACGCGCTGCGGATCGGTGTCCTCGGTGCGGCGCGGATCACACCCGCCGCGCTCCTCCGCCCTGCCCACGACAACCACGACGTCACCGTCGCCGCGATCGCCGCACGCGACCGCGACCGGGCCCACCGGTACGCGCACAGGCACGACATCCCGACGGTGCACGACGACTACCAGGCGCTCCTGGACGACCCGCGGATCGACGCGATCTACAACCCACTGCCCAACGGGCTGCACGGGCGGTGGACGCTCGCCGCGCTCGATGCGGGAAAGCACGTGCTCTGCGAGAAACCGTTCACTGCCAACGCGGACGAGGCACGTACGGTCGCGGCGGCCGCGGAGAATTCGGGCCTGGTGGTGATGGAGGCGTTCCACTACCGGTACCACCCGTTCGCCCGGCGGGCGCAGGAGGTGGTCGACTCGGGCGAGCTCGGGGCGCTGCGCCGGGTCTCGGCCAGCTTGTGCTTCCCGTTGCCGCGGTTCGGCGACATCCGCTACGACTACAGTCTCGCCGGCGGCGCGATGATGGACGTCGGTTGCTACGTCCTGCACCTGCTCCGGCTGCTCGGCGGTGGCGAGCCCACCGTCGTCTCTGCGACGCCGAAGCTGCGCACGCCTGAGGTCGACCGCGCCATGCGGTTCGAGCTGAGCTTCCCCGCCGGGCACTCGGGCACGGGGCTGTGCTCGATGTGGTCCAAGGACCTGTTCCGCGCCTCCGCGCGCGCCGTCGGCGACGAGGGCGAGCTACGGATCTTCAACCCGTTCGGTCCGCAGATGTGGCACCGCTTCGTCGTCCGCACCAGGACGGGACGCCGGGTCGAGCAGTTCCCCGGCCGGCCCACGTACGCCTACCAGCTGGACGCGTTCGTCCACGCGATCGCCACGGGCACACCTGTCCTCACCCCGCCGGCGGACGCGATCACCAACATGACGGCGCTCGACGCCGTGTACGAGGCAGCAGGGATGCCGCTGCGGCAGCCGGGCTGA
- a CDS encoding metalloregulator ArsR/SmtB family transcription factor, producing the protein MHALDVLGDPVRRRILELLAEGEQSSGAVTTVIRAEFGISQPAVSQHLRVLRDNGFATVRAEGTRRLYAVDAEPLQEVDVWLERFRRFWDQRLDALGTELARGKRERRKTTETDEGDQT; encoded by the coding sequence ATGCACGCGCTCGACGTCCTCGGTGACCCGGTGCGGCGCCGCATCCTCGAGCTGCTCGCCGAGGGTGAGCAGTCCTCCGGCGCGGTGACGACCGTCATCCGGGCGGAGTTCGGGATCTCGCAGCCGGCCGTGTCGCAGCACCTCAGGGTCCTCAGGGACAACGGGTTCGCCACGGTGCGGGCCGAGGGGACCCGAAGGCTCTACGCGGTGGACGCCGAACCACTGCAGGAGGTGGACGTGTGGCTGGAGCGCTTCCGCAGGTTCTGGGACCAGCGCCTGGACGCCCTGGGCACCGAGCTGGCCCGGGGGAAACGCGAGCGCCGCAAGACAACCGAGACCGACGAGGGGGACCAGACGTGA
- a CDS encoding polyketide cyclase, producing MLDQLNRAHRELGSRDAGEDAGRAVLMKRTYDAVIDDVWDACTNPDRIARWLAPVSGDLQLGGTYQLEGNAGGEIKRCEPPKLLRVSWIFGDNPASAVEVRLAEVSSEETAFELEHMVVDADPDFWQQFGPGAVGVGWDLALLGLAAHLQGEDYTQDPAELLQTPEAKEFMTASSQAWGAAHEASGVSAEEAKGATDRTIAAYTADA from the coding sequence ATGCTCGACCAACTCAACCGGGCGCACCGCGAGCTCGGCAGCCGCGACGCCGGCGAGGACGCCGGGCGCGCGGTGCTCATGAAGCGCACCTACGACGCCGTCATCGACGACGTGTGGGACGCCTGCACCAACCCGGACCGCATCGCCCGCTGGCTCGCCCCGGTCAGCGGCGACCTGCAGCTCGGCGGCACGTACCAGCTGGAGGGCAACGCCGGCGGGGAGATCAAGCGCTGCGAACCGCCGAAGCTGTTGCGGGTGAGCTGGATCTTCGGCGACAACCCGGCCTCGGCGGTGGAGGTGCGGCTGGCCGAGGTGAGCAGCGAGGAGACCGCCTTCGAGCTGGAGCACATGGTCGTCGACGCCGACCCGGACTTCTGGCAGCAGTTCGGCCCGGGGGCCGTCGGCGTCGGCTGGGATCTCGCCCTGCTCGGCCTGGCCGCGCACCTGCAGGGCGAGGACTACACCCAGGATCCTGCCGAGCTGCTGCAGACGCCCGAGGCGAAGGAGTTCATGACGGCCAGCAGCCAGGCCTGGGGAGCCGCGCACGAGGCGTCCGGGGTCAGCGCGGAGGAGGCCAAGGGCGCGACCGACCGCACCATCGCCGCGTACACCGCGGACGCATGA
- a CDS encoding methyltransferase domain-containing protein, with protein sequence MQSRDPDEHSRMLAAKAVSDGDPTGWFEQLYVDAAAGVTGVPWDREYPGALLAKWVQANAPTGDGRRALVVGAGLGRDAEFLARLGYDTVAFDISATAVAATRSRYPDSPVQYVTADLLDPPVQWRRGFDLVAESLTIQSLPAAVRAPALANLAPLVAPGGTLVVVSVAAGDDEHEGGPPWPLHRSEIDAFATDGVETVRVDDVTMPDAPGVHWWVAELRRPAGVS encoded by the coding sequence ATGCAGAGCAGGGACCCGGACGAGCATTCCAGGATGCTCGCGGCGAAAGCGGTGAGCGACGGCGACCCCACCGGTTGGTTCGAGCAGTTGTACGTGGACGCCGCCGCCGGCGTCACCGGCGTGCCCTGGGACAGGGAGTACCCCGGTGCCCTGTTGGCGAAGTGGGTGCAGGCGAACGCCCCGACGGGTGACGGCAGGCGCGCTCTCGTCGTCGGCGCCGGACTCGGCAGGGACGCCGAGTTCCTCGCCCGCCTCGGCTACGACACCGTCGCGTTCGACATCTCCGCCACTGCCGTGGCGGCCACGCGCAGCCGCTACCCCGACTCCCCCGTGCAGTACGTCACCGCGGACCTGCTCGACCCGCCGGTGCAGTGGCGGCGCGGTTTCGACCTGGTGGCGGAGAGCCTGACCATCCAGTCCCTGCCCGCAGCCGTCCGCGCCCCTGCCCTCGCGAACCTCGCGCCGCTTGTGGCACCGGGCGGCACTCTCGTCGTGGTGAGCGTCGCGGCGGGCGACGACGAGCACGAGGGCGGACCGCCGTGGCCGCTGCACCGTAGCGAGATCGACGCATTCGCGACCGACGGCGTAGAGACCGTTCGGGTGGACGACGTCACGATGCCGGACGCGCCCGGCGTGCACTGGTGGGTGGCCGAGCTCAGGCGCCCGGCAGGCGTGTCATAG
- a CDS encoding DUF445 family protein, whose translation MATTMAIDPDVARLSGLRRMRLLALALLLLAAVTYLLTLDRPAGWEFLNAAAEAAMVGALADWFAVTALFRRPLGLPIPHTAIIPTRKEALGRSLEEFVAANFLSAPVVREKVASAELSRRVGAWLAKPEHAERVVGEAARLVRGGLNVLRDDDVTAFVQQVLVPRLRDEPVSPLAGRLLADVVAEDAHHGVVEVVLTEAHTWLLDNEALVAEVVGTRAPRWSPHWLDTRVGRRVHRELVTWVTEVREQRDHPARKALDDLLSRLADEMQHDTEMRQRVERLKVRLLEHPQTAPTATALWNALRRGLIEAVEEPDGLLRQRGVDALRAFGERLLRDDALCGRLDGHASDAAEYLVTSFGAEVATVISDTVNRWDGKETARKIELHVGRDLQFIRINGTVVGALAGLAIHTVSVLL comes from the coding sequence ATGGCGACCACCATGGCGATCGATCCCGATGTCGCGCGGCTGTCCGGTCTGCGCCGGATGCGGCTGCTCGCGCTTGCGCTGCTGCTGCTCGCGGCCGTGACCTACCTGCTCACCCTCGACCGTCCGGCGGGCTGGGAGTTCCTCAACGCGGCGGCGGAGGCGGCGATGGTCGGCGCGCTGGCGGACTGGTTCGCGGTCACCGCCCTGTTCCGCCGGCCGCTGGGGCTGCCGATCCCGCACACGGCGATCATCCCCACCCGCAAGGAGGCGCTCGGCCGCAGCCTGGAGGAGTTCGTCGCCGCGAACTTCCTCTCCGCGCCCGTGGTACGGGAGAAGGTCGCCTCGGCGGAGCTCAGCCGCCGCGTCGGCGCGTGGCTGGCGAAGCCGGAGCACGCAGAGCGCGTGGTCGGGGAGGCGGCCCGGCTGGTGCGCGGCGGGTTGAACGTGCTGCGCGACGACGACGTGACGGCGTTCGTCCAGCAGGTGCTGGTGCCGCGGCTGCGGGACGAACCGGTCAGCCCGCTCGCCGGCCGGCTGCTCGCCGACGTCGTCGCGGAGGACGCGCACCACGGCGTCGTCGAGGTGGTGCTCACCGAGGCGCACACCTGGCTGCTCGACAACGAGGCCCTGGTCGCCGAGGTCGTAGGCACCCGTGCGCCGCGCTGGTCGCCGCACTGGCTGGACACCAGGGTGGGTCGCCGGGTGCACCGCGAGCTCGTCACCTGGGTCACGGAGGTACGCGAGCAGCGGGACCACCCCGCGCGCAAGGCGCTCGACGACCTGCTGTCCCGGCTGGCCGACGAGATGCAGCACGACACGGAGATGCGGCAGCGGGTGGAGCGGCTGAAGGTGCGGCTGCTCGAGCACCCGCAGACCGCGCCCACCGCGACGGCGCTGTGGAACGCGCTGCGCCGCGGCCTGATCGAGGCGGTGGAGGAACCCGACGGGCTGCTGCGGCAGCGCGGCGTCGACGCGCTGCGCGCCTTCGGCGAGCGGCTGCTGCGCGACGACGCGCTCTGTGGGCGGCTGGACGGCCACGCCAGCGACGCCGCCGAGTACCTGGTCACCAGCTTCGGAGCAGAGGTGGCGACGGTCATCTCGGACACCGTGAACCGGTGGGACGGCAAGGAGACGGCACGCAAGATCGAGCTGCACGTCGGCCGCGACCTGCAGTTCATCAGGATCAACGGCACCGTCGTCGGTGCGCTCGCCGGGTTGGCGATCCACACCGTCAGCGTGTTGCTATGA